The region GAACACATTGAAGTCTTCGTTGAAGACGGTGTTGTCACTCTCGAAGGCGAAGTTTTCCGACCACGACTAAAAGCTTTAGCAATCGGCTCGGCTTGGGAGCTCTCCGGCGTACAAGACGTGATCGAGAATATCTCCATCACGGATCGTCCGCGCCGAGCTCCTTTTTTTCAAAACATATACCGGGACTCAGAGGGTTCCGGAACTTCCCAACAGGAGGTTACTTGATGGTGATACATAGTTAAAATCATGCGGTCCTTTTCCCGATATCCCTCCATGACAGGCGCCCCATTTCCCGGGCGCCTTCTTTTTAGGTGCCAGGTCCTATTTACGTATGCGGTGCATCCGTAAATAGGACCTGGCACTTTTTTCGGGTACAGCTTACCTTTTATCTATGAAAAAAGTTTTGATTCTTAATGGCAGTCCTTCTGGTGATAAAGGCAATTGCGCAGTCTTCATTCAAAAGGTTCATAATCTTGATAAAACTCTGAATTATGACGTCGTTCATTTAGCGAAAACATCAATTAGCACGACATTGAAAAAGAAAATTGCAGCGGCCGATGGAGTGATCTTTGTCACCGGCACATATTGGGACTCATGGGGAAGTCCGATGCAAAAGCTGATGGAAGAAATGACCGATATGGAAGGGACTCCAGCCCTTATGGGTAAACCGTGTGCTGTGATGGTGCTGATGCATTCGGTGGGTGGAAAGTCCGTCTTATCACGCTTGCAAGGCGTTTTAAGTACGATGGGATTCTTGATCCCACCTATGAGTGGAATGGTTTATTCGCTCGTCTCTGATATCGCTTTGAAATCAAAAAATACTCACGCCAAAGATTTCTGGCAGATTGAAGATGCAGAATTGATTTTAGAAAATTTGAAAACAGCGATGTCGATGCAAGTCACTTGGACCACATGGCCTGTCGATAAAAAAGACCCTCGTCGTAAGTGGTTTCGATAGGTAACAGTTCCCTTTTTGTACTGCCATGCATTCCAAAAAGGGAACTGTTACCTTCGGTTACCTTCGGGTTTACTGAGCGGGAGCTGCGACACCTTTAGCTTTTGCATTTATAGTGACGTTATCTAAATTCGTCATGATTTTCACAGTGCCTGTAACTGCGCCTTCTTTAGATGGCACAAAGTACAGTGTGAATGTGCAAGAGTAGGTCGCATCTAGTTTTCCTAAGCAGTCAGTATCTGCCCAGAAATCATCCCCTGTAATTGTGATTTGACTGATGTACACGGCTGCATTTTCAGGAGCAGTGAACTCCCAGGTTTGGGATGCACCATTACCCATAGTCACATCACCGAAATCATAATCGACAGCGACTTCTTCAGTGGTGTGGATAGGTGATTTTATAAAAGAGTGCGTGGGAGCAGCCTGTGCACTCCACGAAAAAGTGGTGACCAGCAAAAGAGCAATAAGGGTTTTCATAGGGAACCTCCTTAACGGTTGCCCCTATTGTGAAACAACTGTGGGGCCCCACAAGTAGGGAACCGTTATATGAAGGGAAAGTAACCACAGCCTTGTCTTTCGAAATATCCAGACGGTGTGAAGGCACAAAAAAAGGGAGCCATAAGCTCCCTTTTTTGTTGCGGTGAGTTCCAAAAAGGGAACTGTTACCTATGTCATCGCTTTCGTCAAATCTTGAACTTTCTTAGAGGCGTAACATTGAGATACGTAGTCCCAGTTTACTTGTGACCAGAAAGTTTCTAGGTATTTAAGACGAAGATTGCGGTAATCAACGTAGTATGCGTGTTCCCAAACGTCAGCAACCATAATTGGAGCTGGGCCGTTGTTAGTGAATGGAACCGCTGCATTCGAAGTTGATACTAGACTTAATTTGCCTGAAGCATCTGTGCACAACCAGATCCAACCAGAGCCGAAAGTTTTAACACCACCGTCAACGAACTTAGCTTTTAGCTCGTCCATAGAACCGAAATCGCGTTTGATTGCAGTTTCAAGATCAGCAGATGGTTTACCACCTTTGCCTGCCGGAGCCATGTTGAACCAGAAGAATGTGTGATTCCAAGCTTGAGCGGAGTTATTGAAGTTACCGCCAGTTGAAGAAAGAACGATCTCTTCCAAAGATTTACCTTTAAGAGAAGAGTCTGTTTCCATCGCTTTGTTCAAGTTGTCGATGTAAGTTTTGTGATGTTTGTCGTAGTGATAAGTCATTTGTTCTTCGTTGAACAAAGGAGCCAAATCTGTTTTTGCATACGGAAGTGTTGGAAGTTTGAACATTTACGTCTCCTATTTGGCGTCGACCAAGGTGTCGAAGCGAGTCTCTAAAATCTCCGACCGGGTCGGAGGAATTCTTAAATGAAACTATATTGAAAATGGAGATGGGTCTATCTTTTTAGGAATGTACAGGACTCCGCCCAATAAGACGGAGTCCACAAGAGACAGTTAGCTAACTTAGTTTTGGCCCAACATTGTTTTAACAAATGTCGGCAACGAGAAAGCTGCAGTGTGCAGGTCTTCGTTATAATACTTAAGACCCTTAGCCTTGGAGAATTGGCGCGCATTGTCTTTGTTGAAATCAGACGCAGGGTGAGTTGAGCCCTTAACACCCATTTGCAAGCTCCACATCCCCGACGGGTAAGTCGTTGCGTGGAAAAGCATCGTGTGAACACTGCTTTGACCAAAGATGCCTTTTAGGCACTTATTCAGCTCAACGAAAGTCCCCTCATGGAACATCGGTGATTCACCTTGAGTGATAACCATACCGCCGTCTTTAAGTGCAGTCTTACAGTTGTTATAAAATTCCGCCGTGAACAAGCCCTCTGCAGGACCTACCGGGTCCGAACCATCCACAATGATGATATCGTAAGTGTTTGGAGCGGCATCTTTAACAAACTGGATGCCGTCACCGATAATAAGATTCAATTTCGGGTTGCCGAACTCAGACGCGATGTTTGGCAAATGAAGCTTGGAAGCGCGAACAACCGCTTCATCAATTTCAACCATTGTCACTTTCTCAACGTCGTATTTGAAAAGTTCGCGGATAGTTCCGCCATCACCGCCACCGATAACCAGAATATTTTTCGCTTTCCCGTGGGCTTGCATCACCGGGTGAGTGATCATCTCGTGGTAATGGAATTCATCGCGCTCAGAGCACATAACCATGTTGTTGATCGCCAGGAATTTACCGTGAGAGTAAGAATTCAACACGCGAACGCGTTGGAACGGATTTGTTTCATCAAACAAAACATCACCAGTGTAACGAAGCGACAAAGCTTGGTTTTCATCTTTGTCAGTGAACCAAACATTGCGTTCGATCTGAACACCCTTCGATAAATCGAAAGATGGCTTTTCGCGCATTGTTTTCGGTTTAAAATCTGTTTTTTGGATCACGTGCAAAGAACCGCGATTCATTTCGATCGCAGAGTAGTTTGCCTGGAATGCTTTTTTAAGGTGTTCAAAAGAAACCCATGGATCTACAGTTTCGCCGCATGTGAAAAGATCCACAGCTGCGTATCTGTATTCAGGCCATGTATGGATCGCCAAGTGACTTTCCTGAATAACAACCACACCGCTCACTCCCCATGGAGAAAAGTGGTGGAATGTCGAGTTGATCACAGTAGCACCTGCGATTTGTGCCGCCTCGATCATACTTTTTTCGATGATAGAAACGTCGTTCAAAACCTCAGCGTTACAACCGCTGAACTCAACCAAAATGTGGCGACCTAAAGCATTCAATTCCGTGCCCTCCAAATGTAAAAATTGTGCTTAATTTTTAAAGGGTAAATAGGACCTTTTAGACCAGGGGGCAACATAAATCTGCCAGGAATTGTCAGATAAGTTTTCCCCTTAAAGGGCGCGGATCTCAAAGCAGACGTGGATTTTTTTATCGTGGAAATCCTGAGGAATGCTTTCCTCGGTGATGTCGCGAACCTTGTACTGCTCTTTAATTGCAGGTGAGAGGTGAAACTTGCGTTTATTGTTCGAGAAATACAAAACTCCGCCCGGCTCCAGCATGCTCATGCACTCGTTTACAAGCAGTTCCTGATCGCGTTCGACATCAAAACTATCTGTCATTTTTTTAGAGTTCGAAAAAGTCGGAGGATCCAAGAAAATCACGTCGAAAGCTGGCTTCCCTTGGTTTCGGTCCAACCACTCCAGCACATTTGCGTTGATGAAGCTGTGTTGGGCCATAGGAATATTATTAAGCTCGAAATTTTCTTGAGCCCAAGCCAAATAGGTTTGAGACATGTCAACGGAGGTCGTTTTAGCCCCGGCCAAAGCCGCAAATACGCTAACGGAGCCGGTGTAGCAGAACAGATTCAGAAATTTTTTGCCGTTCACTGTCTTGTAGATCTTTTGGCGCATGGGACGGTGATCTAAGAACAAACCTGTATCAAGATAATCATAAAGGTTCACCTTGAAAGTCGCTTGGGATTCTTTGACAGTGAAGGTTTGATCCTTTTGATCTAGTTTTTCATATTGCTTTAAACCTTCTTGGCGTTCGCGTTTTTTAATCACGATTTTCGATTCATCCACTTTGAACAAAGCCTGCAAGGCCTCGATGACGTGCGGTAGATGGTTCTTTTCGATATCCCGACTGTCGCCCTTATCATAGATCAAGAAGTGATCGCCATAGATGTCCACGATGAACGGATATTCTGGGATATCACGGTCGTAAAGACGGTAAGCTTGAATCCCAGCACGCTCGGCCCAAGATTTAAGTTTCTTATAGTTCTTTTCAAGACGATTTTTGATCATTTGCATAGGGCCTTTTTAGACAAAAATGCTCTGTTATGGTACCAATTCTTGAATGAGCCCCGAAAAAAGGTCCCAACATTTAGCATTTTTACTCTATAAGAAAGACTTTGACGTCGCCTTTGTCGAGTTTAAGGGAAAAGTTTATTTTTCCCACTTTGCTAAAGGCTCATCTGCTCCCTCATCGTCGATTGTGAAACTGATGCAGGGCCTTTTCGATCGGCACAAAGATCACAGCTTTTTCATATTGCGCCAAAGAATTTTCACCACGGCTCCATTATCGGAAATGTGTCAGGGGATGGTTAAGGTCGTCGCCAAACGTGCAACAGGGGATATCGTTCCAAAGAGGGATTCTGAATTTTCAGAACACCTGGAATTTATAGAAGTCGACTTGGCGGAAAACTTCGTCGTGGCAGTGATGCATCTGAATCCTGAAAATCAAATGCAGATACAGAAAGTACAGCTGTGGCTGGAAAGTTTAAAACCGCTGAACGACTTGGATCATTTGCGGTTTGCTCATAATTTATCAAAACAAGTCCCCCGTGGCGAAGTCCTGCATGATTATGATCGCGAGATTGCGGCACTGCTTATTGCTCCGGATGGAAAAGTTCTCAGTTACGGAGTTAATTCCAACTCCATCAATAAAACCCTGCATGCGGAAGTAAATTTGGTGCAAAGATATTTTCGAGAAAACGGACGAAAAATTCCCCCAGGGTCCGTTTTGTATAGCACTCACAAACCCTGCAAAATGTGCGCAGGAATGATTTACGAGTGGTCTGAAAATCCAGATCAGTTAAAAGTGTATTACTCTGTGGAAGAATCCGGTGGTATGTCCAAGCAGACTGTTTTAGATCGCTACGGGCTTAATCAGCGAATTAACTAACCGCCACTTCATTTACCGCAAAGCAAGAATTGATCGCTTTGATCAATGTGTCCTTACGAATTGGTTTTGATAAGTGCATATCACAGCCAGCCTTCATGCTGCGTTCGATATCTTCGGCAAATGCATTTGCTGTACAAGCAAAAATGCGAGCTTTGCGGCGACCTTGTTCTGCTTCGATTTCACGAATGCGCATCGTGGCTTCGTGCCCATCCATTCCTGGCATCTGCACGTCCATAAAGATCACATCATAGTGATTCGTTTTAGCTAAACCAACAGCATCGCTGCCGCTTTCTGCGTAAGTGATTTGATGAATAGTTTTTTGTAAGTAAATCCCCAGCAAATTGCGGTTGTCATCCACATCGTCGACGACCAATACCTTCAGGCGCTGTTCTTGAATGAAGTGGTTAATGTCATTCAGCTGGTAACGACCTTGCAATGGATTGTGCATGCTGGTTTTTCGCTCGGTCGTCGCAGGCATCGAAGCCGTGAAATAGAAAGTACTACCGACATTGGGCTCGCTTTCAAGCCAGATCAGGCCCCCCATGAGGCTTACGATTTTCTGAGAGATAGAAAGCCCCAATCCGGTGCCCCCATAACGACGAGTTGTCGTCGGATCAGCTTGTGTGAAGGGACGGAAAATATCTTTGAATTTTTGCTTAGAGACCCCGATGCCCGTGTCTGAAACACTGAATAATAAATTTCCGGTCCGAGTGGTGTTATTATTTTGAACATGTAGCGAAACTGTTCCTTGATGAGTGAACTTGATCGCATTGTTCAAAAGATTGATCAGGACTTGGCGCAGACGATCTGAATCGCCGATGTAGTAGTCTTGAATGTCAGGGGCGACGGTGACCTTAAGTTGTAAGCCTTTTTCTTTCGCGCGGAAATCCAGAATCGATACGATATCGTCGATCATTCTTTGAAGGCTAAATGGTAACATGTGCAAAACAATTTCGCCGGCTTCCACTTTGGACAAATCCAACACGTCATTGATGATAGTCATCAGTTGATAGTTAGCTCTTTGTAAGATCTCAACAAACGAAGTTTGCTGGCCGTCTAAGGGCGTTTCTGCCAAAGTATCTGTGATACCGATAATGGAATTTAGTGGCGTGCGAATTTCGTGGCTCATGTTTGCCAAGAATACAGATTTTGCGTAAGTGGCAGCACGTGCTTTGGCTGCAGTGGAAAGAAGCTCTTGATTTTTTCTTTCTAAATTTTCAGCGAGTTGTCTTTTCTCGGTGATATCAAATGCCATGGAGAGAATTTTGATCACATCCCCGCTATCATTTTTGACGGGAGTGTAGGAGCAATGAACCCAGATTTCTGTTCCTGATTTTGAAAGACGTTTGAACTCGCCCACTTGCGGATTGCCTGCACGCAAAGTATCCCACAACTCTGCGTACTCATTGGCGTGAAGATCGTAGGACGGAAGGAAAATAGAGTGAGGCTTTCCGTGAATCTCGTCCATTTCGTAACCCACAAGATTCAAAAAATTCCGATTGGCCCAAAGGATTCTGCCTTCGGGATCAAACTCGATGAGTGCATGGGAATTTACGAGCGCTTCGTACGCCGATTTGTTCATAATGAAAGTTTATCTGTAAAATTGCAGGTAAATATAATTACAAAACTCCCTGGGAATTAAACTTTTGTAATTACTTGTTTAGATTCTCTGCGCCGAAAAATCCACGAGGCGTCCTTGATCCGTGGAATAAGCGATCTGAATGGGTTTGCAGCAGACTTCGCAGTCTTCGATATAGATTTGTCGACCTGGTTCCGAGATATCCACCAGCATCGAAATCGCTTGATGGCAGTAAGGACACTGGAAGTATTGTTCAATTTCCGCGTTATCGAAACTTTCAAATTCCGGGCTGGTCATATAATCCTCCATGGCGTTTTTGCGGGGAGATGGGCTCATTCACTCCCACGACGTAATTCCAATTCCCCCAGTTACTAGCGGCATCATAATCGATCAGCATCTCTTCAAAATAGCGAGCGCCCCAACGCCAATCCAGGCTTAAGGTTTCGGTCAGATAATTCGCGACGTCTTGCCGACCTCGATAGGAAAGGAAGCCGGTTTCATTCAGCTCTTTCATGTTTCCGTCGACATACTCGCGACCTGTTGCTCCTACTTTCCAGCTTTTGAAAAGTTCTTGTTGAAGCCGATCATCCACAAGTGGTTGATGTGTGGGATTCGTATCTGCTTGAAATAAAAATGGTCCTAATTTCAGAGCGTAGTATTTGAAAAAATCTCGACGCAAAAGATCCATCAACATCCAGTTGGTTGAATCGTTGGAGGTGCGCTCCTTTTCGTAAGCTTTCACTTCCCAATAAATCACTCGCGGCGATAAGCTACCGTTTGAAAGCCACGGTGAAAATTTAGAGCTATCATCAAAACTCATCAATTCTGAATGAGAGTCTTTAAAGCTGCGCAATAGATCTTTATCCCAAATGAACTCTTTTAAACGAGTTAATGCTTGGATTTCTCCTCCCGAAAATCTGGAGGGTGTCATAAACATGCGAAGCTCGCGATTGAGATCCAGTTCAAATTCGTCGGCGTCGATGGGTTCGGGCCATACCAAGGGAATGGGTAAAACCTTTTCAGGAACTTTACTGTTTAACAGGACCTGAAACTCTGCCAGGTTTTGCGGAAGCTCTATTAAGGGGAAAGGCAAAACTGATTTTTTCAAAAGGGTGCGTTGGTCAAAGGACATGATTCGATCGACAACTGTCCGTGATGTCACCAACTTTTCTTCGCGGGTTTCTTCAGGGGTGTATTCCTCGGTGTAAACCAAGGTATCGATTTTGTATTTATGGATCAGAGTAGGCAAAACCTCTTCGGGGTGAGCATATGTGATCACCAGGTTATGGCCGCGAGTTTCCAACTCTTTTTCAAGACTCGCCAATGTTTCTAAAAGAAATTTACGACGAAATTTTCCAGCGCGACTGAAATTGAGTGGATACGAATAAACGAATAGAACCGCCTCGGCGTTTTGACAGAGCCAAGTTAGTGCTTCGTTATCATGGAGTCTGAGATCGTTGCGGAACCAGTAAAGAGCCCTCATGAAAGAAAGTATATGAGGGCCTCTATAGACGACGAACCTGATTCGTCAGAGAATGCTATTTTGCAGGAGTATCAGCAGCAGGAGCTTTCGGTTCGCCAGCAGCTGGCACAGTTGCAGCTCCTGGAGTTTCGAACATGGACATTGCAAAGTAAGATTTGCGGAACGTGCTCCAGTTGTTTGGTCTGACAGATGCCACACGCCAGAAGTAGTGTTTACCTGCTTCAAGTTTAGCAACGTCGAATGTCGTTGCTTTTACGTGTTGATCTTCAGCTACTAACCATTTGAAATTCGCATCTGTCGCAACTTGAACGTGGTATTCTTGCGCGTCTTTAGCTTCTTTCCATTTCAATGTAACCGTCTCACCTTTGATCGCAGCGAAATACTCTGGGCTAGTAAGCTCAGGTTTAGCTGGAACTGTTTGCGCTTCTTTGTCCATTTGCTTTGGTGGGAACAAAGAATTCATTTTTTTACCAAGTTCTTCTTTCGTGTGAATGTTTGGTCCAGAATGACCTTCAGAAGCAACAACCGGAGCTGTCAAAGCTAGTGTGAATGCAAACGCGATAAGAGATGCGAAGATCTTCATATAAAATTCCTTTTGTAGTCAGTGAGTTGAAAGTAAAATAAATATGTGACGAAGAAAACCCTCTTGCGAATTTTGCTGGAGGGTGTTAAAAAATGCGTCGGTTTTGCGGATGATCGCTCTGATAATATTCTAAATATTTGATATCAGGGAGGAAAGTCCGGACTCCATATGGCAGCGCAAGGGGTAACGCCCCTCTAGGGTAACCTAAGGAACAGTGGAACAGAGAGAATGTCCGGGGCATTGAGCCTGACACCGGGAACGGGAGGGTCAGGGGAGCCGCCGGAGTGAAAACAGCCAAACTCTGCGCGGAGCAAGATCAAATAGGGTGACACTAGTAGGGCGGCCAGCCCGTAGTCACCGGGTAAGATCGCTTGAGGGCGACAGTAATGTCGCTCCTAGAGGAATGATCATCCAAATCTATCGGGACAATTATGGGACCAGGTAGATAGGACAGAATCCGGCTTAAAGCAAAACCGATATCCCACCTTCCAAAAAACGACCGCAAAGGGGCCATTGGCTTCGTTGCTGCGTCGTCGGCGTACTGATTGTACGCCTTCCTCCTGGCGCCTCGCCACTGACCCCTTTTCGATCGTTTTTTTCCGTCTTCGTTCTGGGAGGCTGGCTTGCAGCGCGCTTTGCTTGCTGCTCGCTATTTTTGGCTTCTGTTTATTTCTTTAACAGCGAAAAATCCTTTATCTCCTATAGGTTGCGGCTTTTATGGGTCCTGGAATTGCTATTGAATCCGGCGTTGGAGACTTCAATGCCTTTTTGTCGTGGGATTTTAGCTTTTTTCGGCTTTATGATTCTTGGCAGTTTTGCTTATGGGCAAAACCGTTGTGAGTCTGTTTTTGCTGTTGAGCAAAGTTCTGTCTATCAGGCGACTAAGGATTTCGTTGAGAATGAGTTCAATCGTGTTTTGAAAGATGAGCAGATGGCGTTAGTTGATCGCTTGGTGAATCAGCGTGCTGATTATACTTTGGCGGATCAGAGAGCTTTCTTTGAGTTGCTGACGATGATGTCCACTCACGATGTTTTGCTAAAGCGTGAAGTGGAGTTGGCTTTGGATCGTAAGGTTTCTGATCAAGAGGCTACGGCTTTGCAACTTGCGCGTGGCTTGGGTCGTACTGAGCCTGGCGTTCGCGAAAATCTTTTGGCGTTTTCTGATAATTATACTCGTGACCAAATTGCTCGTAAGGACCGTATCTTGGAGCTTGCGGGATTTTCTTTGGCGGATCGCTTGTCGTTGCAAGGGTCTAAGATCGTGAATGATTCTTTGACTCGTTATACGGCTGAAAACCTGTATGCGGATCAAGCTAAGGTCACGCCGGCGCAAGCAGAGGCGATGAATAAAGCAGTGCTTGATCAGATGAAGGCGATCTCGACTGTAAATCCAGGAACGGGTCGCAAAAACTCTATCAATGCCTCTGAAGCAAAAAGTATCTATGAAGCAGTGACCCGCAATCCGGTGACTCGTTTGTTGAATGTGAAAAAGTACGATCCAAGTGGGCAACTGGGTTTTTGTTTTGGGCGTGCGATGAATTCGCATCTTGAGTCTTTGCATCGCGGAGTCGATAACGCTTCTATTCGCAAAGTTTACGTTGTTGGTCAGATGAAAGCACTGGTTGGCGATACGGTTTGGACTTTTCATGTGGCGACGGCTGTGAAAAATTCTGAAGGCGGCTGGTG is a window of Bdellovibrio sp. SKB1291214 DNA encoding:
- a CDS encoding superoxide dismutase; the encoded protein is MFKLPTLPYAKTDLAPLFNEEQMTYHYDKHHKTYIDNLNKAMETDSSLKGKSLEEIVLSSTGGNFNNSAQAWNHTFFWFNMAPAGKGGKPSADLETAIKRDFGSMDELKAKFVDGGVKTFGSGWIWLCTDASGKLSLVSTSNAAVPFTNNGPAPIMVADVWEHAYYVDYRNLRLKYLETFWSQVNWDYVSQCYASKKVQDLTKAMT
- a CDS encoding fibronectin type III domain-containing protein, producing MKIFASLIAFAFTLALTAPVVASEGHSGPNIHTKEELGKKMNSLFPPKQMDKEAQTVPAKPELTSPEYFAAIKGETVTLKWKEAKDAQEYHVQVATDANFKWLVAEDQHVKATTFDVAKLEAGKHYFWRVASVRPNNWSTFRKSYFAMSMFETPGAATVPAAGEPKAPAADTPAK
- a CDS encoding choice-of-anchor D domain-containing protein, translating into MKTLIALLLVTTFSWSAQAAPTHSFIKSPIHTTEEVAVDYDFGDVTMGNGASQTWEFTAPENAAVYISQITITGDDFWADTDCLGKLDATYSCTFTLYFVPSKEGAVTGTVKIMTNLDNVTINAKAKGVAAPAQ
- a CDS encoding class I SAM-dependent methyltransferase — protein: MQMIKNRLEKNYKKLKSWAERAGIQAYRLYDRDIPEYPFIVDIYGDHFLIYDKGDSRDIEKNHLPHVIEALQALFKVDESKIVIKKRERQEGLKQYEKLDQKDQTFTVKESQATFKVNLYDYLDTGLFLDHRPMRQKIYKTVNGKKFLNLFCYTGSVSVFAALAGAKTTSVDMSQTYLAWAQENFELNNIPMAQHSFINANVLEWLDRNQGKPAFDVIFLDPPTFSNSKKMTDSFDVERDQELLVNECMSMLEPGGVLYFSNNKRKFHLSPAIKEQYKVRDITEESIPQDFHDKKIHVCFEIRAL
- a CDS encoding Bd3614 family nucleic acid deaminase; protein product: MQGLFDRHKDHSFFILRQRIFTTAPLSEMCQGMVKVVAKRATGDIVPKRDSEFSEHLEFIEVDLAENFVVAVMHLNPENQMQIQKVQLWLESLKPLNDLDHLRFAHNLSKQVPRGEVLHDYDREIAALLIAPDGKVLSYGVNSNSINKTLHAEVNLVQRYFRENGRKIPPGSVLYSTHKPCKMCAGMIYEWSENPDQLKVYYSVEESGGMSKQTVLDRYGLNQRIN
- the speE gene encoding polyamine aminopropyltransferase yields the protein MNALGRHILVEFSGCNAEVLNDVSIIEKSMIEAAQIAGATVINSTFHHFSPWGVSGVVVIQESHLAIHTWPEYRYAAVDLFTCGETVDPWVSFEHLKKAFQANYSAIEMNRGSLHVIQKTDFKPKTMREKPSFDLSKGVQIERNVWFTDKDENQALSLRYTGDVLFDETNPFQRVRVLNSYSHGKFLAINNMVMCSERDEFHYHEMITHPVMQAHGKAKNILVIGGGDGGTIRELFKYDVEKVTMVEIDEAVVRASKLHLPNIASEFGNPKLNLIIGDGIQFVKDAAPNTYDIIIVDGSDPVGPAEGLFTAEFYNNCKTALKDGGMVITQGESPMFHEGTFVELNKCLKGIFGQSSVHTMLFHATTYPSGMWSLQMGVKGSTHPASDFNKDNARQFSKAKGLKYYNEDLHTAAFSLPTFVKTMLGQN
- a CDS encoding DASH family cryptochrome, with protein sequence MRALYWFRNDLRLHDNEALTWLCQNAEAVLFVYSYPLNFSRAGKFRRKFLLETLASLEKELETRGHNLVITYAHPEEVLPTLIHKYKIDTLVYTEEYTPEETREEKLVTSRTVVDRIMSFDQRTLLKKSVLPFPLIELPQNLAEFQVLLNSKVPEKVLPIPLVWPEPIDADEFELDLNRELRMFMTPSRFSGGEIQALTRLKEFIWDKDLLRSFKDSHSELMSFDDSSKFSPWLSNGSLSPRVIYWEVKAYEKERTSNDSTNWMLMDLLRRDFFKYYALKLGPFLFQADTNPTHQPLVDDRLQQELFKSWKVGATGREYVDGNMKELNETGFLSYRGRQDVANYLTETLSLDWRWGARYFEEMLIDYDAASNWGNWNYVVGVNEPISPQKRHGGLYDQPGI
- a CDS encoding PAS domain-containing hybrid sensor histidine kinase/response regulator — encoded protein: MNKSAYEALVNSHALIEFDPEGRILWANRNFLNLVGYEMDEIHGKPHSIFLPSYDLHANEYAELWDTLRAGNPQVGEFKRLSKSGTEIWVHCSYTPVKNDSGDVIKILSMAFDITEKRQLAENLERKNQELLSTAAKARAATYAKSVFLANMSHEIRTPLNSIIGITDTLAETPLDGQQTSFVEILQRANYQLMTIINDVLDLSKVEAGEIVLHMLPFSLQRMIDDIVSILDFRAKEKGLQLKVTVAPDIQDYYIGDSDRLRQVLINLLNNAIKFTHQGTVSLHVQNNNTTRTGNLLFSVSDTGIGVSKQKFKDIFRPFTQADPTTTRRYGGTGLGLSISQKIVSLMGGLIWLESEPNVGSTFYFTASMPATTERKTSMHNPLQGRYQLNDINHFIQEQRLKVLVVDDVDDNRNLLGIYLQKTIHQITYAESGSDAVGLAKTNHYDVIFMDVQMPGMDGHEATMRIREIEAEQGRRKARIFACTANAFAEDIERSMKAGCDMHLSKPIRKDTLIKAINSCFAVNEVAVS
- a CDS encoding CPXCG motif-containing cysteine-rich protein produces the protein MTSPEFESFDNAEIEQYFQCPYCHQAISMLVDISEPGRQIYIEDCEVCCKPIQIAYSTDQGRLVDFSAQRI
- a CDS encoding flavodoxin family protein produces the protein MKKVLILNGSPSGDKGNCAVFIQKVHNLDKTLNYDVVHLAKTSISTTLKKKIAAADGVIFVTGTYWDSWGSPMQKLMEEMTDMEGTPALMGKPCAVMVLMHSVGGKSVLSRLQGVLSTMGFLIPPMSGMVYSLVSDIALKSKNTHAKDFWQIEDAELILENLKTAMSMQVTWTTWPVDKKDPRRKWFR